The nucleotide window taGGAGAAGAGGGTTTTGTGCTGTAGAGAGAGGGGGGGGAAGAAGAATGGGAGTGTGAATATAAATCGtaatggaggaaaccctagaaTAGGTGTTTGGTgagagagtgggtttggggcgtTGGATTTTGGGTAGGGAGGCGGTGTGGTGTTTTAGGCCGTTGATTTGGAAGAAAAGTCTCGGGGCCTTTCGATGACCTCGAGTATCGCGAGGGAGAGTTGTGTTTGGCATATTCGCCGTTTTGGTGCTGTTTTAATGCCACGTTGCGAAAAGAGtagcattttcttctttttggtgTGCTGTGCTGTTTTCTTCTGTAAACTATTATTTCAAatttagctaaaaaaaaaaaacattttataCCTAAATATATTGGcttcaattttctcaatattCTTCTCCTATCATTCACTAAAAAAACCACCTTGTGTAGTAAGATTAGTTGAGCGACCCATGTCATGTTTGAgagatcttcaagttcttgcATTCTGTGACAGAAGATTAGTTTGACTTTACTGGAATATTTTCATAGACCTTAATTAATTGATTCAAATACTGACTGAATGAATGCGTTATTAATATCAGTGTGACTTACTATTTTACCTCcgatcaaaataaaaaaacgacacacaaaatgaataccttctcaatttttcaacCATATCGGATAGAGGATAATtgtaaaagaataaaaatcacTGACAAATCTTAGAGGTGCAATGACTTGGTAACTCGCTCATAAgctctttcttcaattttttttttctttcccgtTGGCCAATGGGACAAATTGCTTGTTGAGAATAGATTTGAAAAGAATACCAGAACCATCAATtcacaaaattgaaaaattaataACCAAATAATCACCTTGGCATTACTACATAATACTTGGCCTATCTGAACGAATTCTAGGCTTATTCAGGTATGGTTTTCAAAAGAGAAACCCTGCTGCTCAGAAAAAAACTAAACCAGCCATAGTTCACATCGCTTCTAACTGAATAAAATATAGACAACCAACTATGAACAAGCATATAAAAACGTTCAAATCCACCTCCTATATACCATGTATGTCAAATGACGAAAGCACACCCAAATTGATTCTTAGTTGCCTTGCATGATAGAGCTAACAAGTAACCGTTGAAGCTTATAGACGCCGCACCTCCAACTTCATAGTTCGTATTAGGACTTTACTGGTgagttgaatttccttgaaggAGACCATCTCTTATCTGTGAAGCAATGTCTTTCACAGCACCAGGTCCATGTGGGatgaaaaccgaattggactttGAAGATGCACCGATCTCTTTCATTGTATCGAAGTACTGGGTCACCAGAACCATATCCATGACATCCTTTGATGATGTCCCAGGTACATTCTCAGAGAAAGCCAGCACGCTGTCTCTCAGCCCGTCCACAATAGCCTGGCGCTGCCTTGCTATGCCAAGCCCTGACAGATATTTGGACTCTGCCTCTCCCTCAGCTCGCTTAATCTGTAGTATCTTATCTCCTTCAGCTCTCTCAGATGCAGCCAACCTCATCCTAGCAGCTATTAATCACAGACAACATGAACATATTAGTCGTCTGCAGTTTTAGGAGAAAAAATAGGATACATAATGTCCCCAGATACAGGTAATATGGTGCAATTGTTCAAAGCAAGAAATTTTATTAGAGGTGCTCGTGTTAGCAAAGAAAAGTAATATTCCCACAATGCTTAGGCAAGCAAAGACTCCACTAATCCCCAAATCATACTGACggtgaaaaataaagaagcatcTGTATAAAACCAACTTCCAGGATTCCCATTTGATTAATAGttctaaaaagaaataaattataACCATATGACAAGTTAATTCTTATTTGTGATGAAAGCAGATAAACAAATATGACTATCAAAAGAAAATGCATTCTATGTATGTGCATTCACTATATTTACCTGCATTAATCTCATTCATCGCTCTCTTCACATGCTCATCTGGTTCGATATCCACAATCAATGTTTGTACTATCTCAAACCCATAATGTGACATGGCCTGCATAAACCACAACCAAAACAGTTACCAAAATGATACATGTTCTGCATTTGAATTCTAATCCAAACAACAGCGGACAGATCCATACCTTTTCAAGTTCTTCTTCCACAGCTTTGGCGATATCATTCTTCTGTTCAAAGGTTGAGTCTAGATCCAACTTTGGAACACTTGCCCTAATAACTGAGCAGAAAAAAGAATTCAATGAATTCTGAAGGTGCATTGTTAAACGATTAATGTCTAAACTCTAAAATACGCTCCTCTCCAAGGTGAAAGGTAAGATGACATGTAAATAAGAATTAGCTAGAGGTTCAGTGCAGACCTCAAGCCTAACAAATATTCTGCACCTAAACTTAAACCATAATAAtgcaaataaaaaattattaaactGCAATCTCCATTTTCACACTCTCCTTGAAGGTAAAATGGTCCGGTTTATGAATAGTTCCAAATCAGatgtagagaaaagaaaaagggaaacgCCAACAGTAAACTTATAACAATTTTCACAAGCTGCGCTAGCTATCTTTGTGATAAGTGATCATTCAAAACACAAGCTACAATGAATACCTGAATTCTTAcacatgcataaaataaaataaaacaaacaaacttaTGTCATTAACAAATCCGTACCATCAAAGACATAAGACTGGATCTGCCCCCTGGTATTGCTGAGCTTGTAGAAGGCATCTGAAGCTTTGTCAGCTAAAGCTCGGTATTGAATAGAAGCAACCACAGTAACAAAAACGTTATCCTGAAGACATACCATAATTCAGAATTGGCATATAAACTGAACATCAAAGTTTTCCTAATTTGTTTGTCAGCAGGAGTGCTAAGAGATGCATACATAGTGCGTGTGAAGTGCTTACTCAGTGTATATAAGGTTATAGCAATCTTTTGTGTTTAAAGGAAATTGAAAACAAACCTTGGTCTTTGTTTCACAGCGAACATCCAATTGCTGCACTCGTAGAGAGAGATGACCAGCTACTGCGCTACCCAAACACCAAGGCAAACAATGACAACCAGGTTCGAGCACATCATCAAACTTCCCAAAAGTTTCTCTTATTGCAACAGTAGACTGGTCCACCTGGATACAACCAAGGCACTGTCCCATTTTCTGATTCTGCCGAAGACAGTAGAAACAATGGTCATCAAATGCTGAGTAGCAGTACAGTTTTTTTCTTGCATAGTCAACAATTCTCCAAAAATTGTGTCAACATTAATAAAAACACATGCTACTGAATCAAATGAGTGCTAATATTTTGCCAAGCAAACTGAAGGTGCATCTCAAACCATTGCTGCCACATCAATAATCATAATTAAATAAAGTAACAATGATTCTCAAACTTCTGTTATGCATACAACCATTAAGTAATAGTCAATGTAAACACTAGTTTCAAAGAGAAACGTCACAAAAATGAACCCGATGATTAATTCAATAAAACTCAAGTCAAGATTATCTAGTTTCTAGGCCACAGTAATATGtggaaaagatttttttttttttttttttttttttttttttgtaagaaaCAATGACGATTATGATTTTAGTAAACAGAACTAACCACTTTAAATTTGAATTTCCACTCAAACAAAAGTTTATACAGGAAGGGCCTGCTTAGGAAACTTCTATCTGAGTATATAATACTCGGTGCAGAGCTTGACAAGTGCTGAATCAACACattacaaaacaaaatataaaccttTTCCCAGTACGCACTCAGAAAAACATATAAGTACATAATAGCATAGATAAGCCACCAAATGGAGCAATTGACTAACTGCTTCAACACTGAATTGATCAAGGGGAGTAGGTTTATTAGAAACTTAAAACCTTAAAAGTACTATACTATACTCCATAAAATAACAACAATATAACCTAAAACGGGCTGTAGCACTTGTATATCTATAACATCTCTCCAATAATTAAAATAACTCAGACGAATagtcttattttcttttttttatgagTATTTTTTATATTCATTCAGGGATTCAAGAGCCTGAAGCAGCGTGTGTGCCGGGGAACCATAGAGGCAATATTTATATGTATCTTGCAATATGTAATacaaatttatatataaaaagtcACAGAGAATAAAGTAAACAACCTTGAGATAAGAAAACGTAACAAACTACtgtatcaaaaaccaaaaaaaactaataaagtAATAGTTATTTCAATTCGAAAgtaaaactcaaatcctttggaATTTCGTATTTCTCCTACTgatttctctcagtttctgAAAAAAATTGAGAGCTGAACAGAAGGTGAAAGCGAATTTCATAGCAGAATCATAAAATTAACAGCGACAAGAATTCatgtaaaattttgaaattcatgCAAGACTTTCAAACACCTAGGGAAAATCGTATTAATCCTACCGATTTCTGAAACTTAAACGATACTACACTACAAAATTCAGAGCAAAACTAGAAGGAGAAGGCGAATTCCACAAAGAAAACATACAATTTAGCAACTACAACTGTGAAATGTGAAAAATCACAGCGTAAATTTCAAATCGGAGTGAAAATCCATGGCTAAGGAGCTCCGAACTGTAAGCGTACCTGTTCGAAAATACAAGGCAAGAGAGCGAGGAAGTGACGGAGAAGATTCGCAGAGAATTAAGCATTTATAGGGAAAGGGAAAGGGAAAGGGTGCGAGTGAAACGTGAGAAAAGTACTTTTACCGTGGCGGTTAAGTTGTTCCGGGGTAATTTTCGTGTGAAATAGCATGGAAATTTCCTGTGTGGAGGGGAAAtgaaatggttttttttttttttttttttgaaagggttaaattgtaaatttattttaaaataagtAATTTATTAGAGATGTCTAAAGGGGCGTTAACCGGTATTAAAATACTGAGGATAAATTCTTAATGATAATAAACAAGGTAAAATGTAGGAATTACTTTAGCAAATAGATATTGAAGGACTAAAAGTCAATTTTCTATCACATTAAACAATAATTAAATGAATGATTAGAGATAGGGTAACAATTGTACTTCGATTAGTTCAGGATACGGCACCGATACTTCCACACAAAAGATCTAACAATATCTAAATCTATGGCCGATAAAGACTCATGGGAATAATCGATTCTTTGCATTTAACAAAAAGTATTTTCTTCAGCTCTTACAAAGCAATTGTTTGTAAGGTCACCTAATCCATTTTGCTATGAAATCTTCCGACCAGCACTCTTGAACAAATATGAGATAAGACAAGAATTTTGCTTATCTGTAAATATATGAATTAATCTTAGATCTCAAGCTCTATGTTGACTTGTAATGGTTTTGAGCTCAGCTCTTATCCAGAATGGACGTCCTACGCAGCACATCTAATTATGGTCTTCTCGATCTTATCGGTCTTACACACTTTCCCTTTCAATTTCAAAGCATGAATCAAAGATAAATCATATACTTTGTGCAAACGCCATCAGTTTCCAAATTTGTTAAGAATTTTTGCCCACCGAGTTCTTCGTCTTCGTCAATCACAACAGTGAGTGGATGAAGATATTTTGACAGTGCAAATGGAGGCGTCTTTTTCATGCTTACACACATTGTCTTTGTTTCGTGTCCCAAGCAGCTTGAGAATCTGGACATATTGGGCCTGGTAACTATAGCCTATTGGGCCATTTTAGTCTTATTGGGGACGTCGCTTTGTGCGCTTTCGTGTCCCAAGCAGCTTGAGAATCTGGACCTATTGGGCCTGGTAACTATAACCTATTGGGGCATTTTAGTCTTTTGGACGGATAAGTTTACTTAAGTGAGGCCCACTGGATTGAGCGCAAACAATCTAACAAAGCTAGACTTAGTTGGCAATGGCGGACTTGAAGTGTAAACCCACACAAGTTCGATTCCCCTTACCAACAATCTCTCATTTTGTGGGCAATCTAGAAAATATCCTGCATAATTCCATACCAATGGGCTGGGCTGGGCTGGGACACTGGCCAATTTCGTAAGTCCTGTTGGGTTGAGGTCGTAGGTTTGCCATGCCCCTGGTAGTGTAAGGAATCCTCCCTTTTACCTAAACTTttgttaaccaaaaaaaaaaaaaaaaaagctagacTATTGAGCCTCTACactcacaatatatatatatatatatatatattttttttttttttgagaagaccACACTCACAAGTTGAGCGAATGAATAATGCAAGATGAACTATTTATCTGGGTACGATATTTATCCATATTGACAATTAATGTAGAAAAATCACATTATTTAATAAAATATTCTGATTAGTTGAGTTTTATACTACATCAGCTAATGTGAGTGATACTTAAATATGTACTTTATCTATTAATTCTATGATAGAACATATatgttgcttttcttttctactTGAAGAAGCATTGATGTATCCCATGCTCAACCTCACTAAtctcatgaaaagaaaaaattacaaaaaaccAACTCTAACCCCATGTAAAAAGTGTTACGAATCCGACTTTTTAATTACATAAATGCACTTTctcaattattttttaataaattggCTCATTTTTACAAAACTAAATTCTAAATTTACACGTTTATCATCTGTTTCATCcctaatcattttttttttttttgactttgtcaaggggaacccaaaggcttcctaggcccaagataaaccccttcggcgcatgtgaaatgctccaactgtacattgcagcacagtgcctgaccactttgacagcttcatCCCTAATCATTATTTTTCTCATGAATAAATGGATCCCCTAAGTTGCAAAGAACTCGCCCTCACTTTCGGATTACTCCAAATCCATTTCTGAATTTTTAAATTCCATCCATATCTTCTTCAGTTCTAGCATCGAACTCTCTTTTATTTTAACATAGTATGTTTGTctcttttatgtttatttatttttattttttttgtcacacGTTATAATCTGTACTCaataattaattattaattgTTTGTATATACGTACGTCACCAAAGATCGATGGATCCATGTGGCGGCCAGACAGAACAGGAAGCAAGCAAACGCCACTAAACACATCGAAGAagttcagccaaaaaaaaaacacatcgaagaagagaaagaagatcaAAATATTCCATACCACACAGGATTGTTTCCATTCCAAGGTTGAAGAAGACATGATTACGCGATTCTCCACCACCATGACCATGTTAAGAAGCTCCTCTATCTCCTCCCCATCACTTGACTCTCTCATTCCTCGCCAACCCAACAGTGTCAATCCCACCAGGAATCTCATCTCCCTCACCAAATCACCTCTTCCCCTGAATCTCAGATACTCAATCTCCATGAACAATCAAAATCTCGGCACCGTTTGTAGCTCCAAATCAGACAATGGATCCCATGACCCTTCTTCTTCTCAGGTTCTGTACATATAGACCCCATGATCAGTTATACATGTGTGCATGTTTATGTTTGGCTAATTCATATCAAGAGTCAAACGGTGTCGTGTTGCAGGGAGGTGAATCATTCTTCAGGGGAGTGTTGGCAAACATGGAGGCTGTGTACTTGAGCAGGAACCCTACAGCAAAGTCAGTGTTGGAGCTTGTTGGGTCTGATGAACAGATTAGCTATGATCATTTTGCATTCAGGACCTTTGGGGTAGATCTCTTACTTGTTCCCTCTATGTGTATTGATTTCGATCTTTATGTTCATTAGCATTGTTATTCAAgtttgttttgttatgttttaaATTGGAACAATAGGTGAATGGTTATGGGATTGATTCCATGGCTAGATTTTTCTTGGATTTCGGGTACACTCCCCGGGAGGAGTTACGATTCCCGGCTAAGAAATTGAGGGCATTCTGGTTTGCTCCTCCTAGTTATACCATTTCTGATGGTGGTGCTGGTGTTAATGGGCCTTTGCCGAGAATATTTATATCCGAGCTTCTTGTAGATCAGATGAGTCCACAAACTCAggtacatatatattttgtgaTGTTATATGTTCATGGCAAATATGGTTGGGACTTGGGACTGACATTACTATCTTTTACTTTGGCTTCTTTACATGCAATAGGAGCTTTATTATAGACATTATTATTCAGatagaaaaaaggaaaagggtATTGGAATCCACATTTACATTATTATGATGATTTCCTACTTGAACCTTTCCTATTTCAATTAGTTGAAGCTGTTTGTTTCAAAATTCAGGAGATAATCCGTAAGTACACTGAAAACTCTGGTTCTGGAAATAAGTATGCTGCTCTAGCAAGTGCGCTGGGAACTTTGACGTGGGAAAAGCCGTTGTACTCAGAATTTCAGCAATTGGCTAGGTACTTAATTTTCTATGTGCATTTCTTAACGTTTACGTAAGCGAAATTGCGTGTTCATGCCAAGGAGGTTGGATTTGAATGTGGTAACGTAACCTGCATTATATTATCTTTTGGAATTTTAGCATTTTAGGAACTTGATCTTGATCTTGATCTCCAGAGGCTTATATCTGGTTAATGGATACATAGGGAAAGTGAATATGCTGCCTGGACCCTTGTCAATGGGTATGCAGTCAACCATGTCACAATCTCTGCTCACCAGCTGAAATCTAAATTGAGAGATATTAAAAGCCTCAATCAATTCATCGAGGAGAATGGGTTCAGGTTGAATTCTGAAGGCGGAATTCTGAAAGGTATGTTACATAATTGTAGCACAACAAACACGTGTCTGGAACTATCTTAGGATGACATAATGTATAATTGTGTATGCTCTATTTTGCACTTTGATGCCACTCCAATTGTAGATTAAACCATGTTGGAAAAGAAGAGCCAAAATAAAGGAAATATGTAGAGAACGATGGCAGGATAATCAGAAACCGATACATGTGTCTTGAATCCAAAAACTGATATGTTTGTTGAAACTTTTTGCATATCGTGTGTTGCATCAATGACTTTTTGTTAGGATAAAATTGAGTTTAGGTGAAATTTCTTGAAATCTCTTGTATGGCATATGTGTTCCAATGCTGATTATGACCATATTGCATTTTCAACTTTGGAAATGTTGATGTAATGACTACTTCTTCCATTAACAGTGAGCCCCGATGGTCTTCTGCTGCAAAGTTCAACTGTCGCAGATCCAGTTAATTTCCAATTTAGGGATGGTCAAATTGAGTCGGTCCCCTGCTCCTACATTGAGTTTGCTCAACGCCTGGTGCTGCCCCAGTACAGCAATCTACCAAGCAACGAGGTAACTATAGTACTCAACCTCGTAGCCCTCTGGGTTGTTTTTTTAATGCACAAGTATGAACAATTTGAAATACAACTACCACAGGTTAAAGAGCATCACAGGCGAGATGGCTTTGAGGTTGGTAACGCGGACAAGATCTTTGAGAGCACATCAAAGGAGCAGCTGACCAGGAGGGCTGCATGAAAGACTTGGTAAACAACTGCATACTACCAAGGCGAGATCGGTTTCACTCTTCATGAAGCACCAAAAATAATAACCTCTGCAGGGATTAATCTTTGGTACAAGAAGCAAGGCTGACATACTAATTAGCTACTTATGCTCCAACATTAGAGAGGTTGAAGCATGTAAATGTATTTGTTAGatatttttaataaatgaagGCAGGTCCTATGATTTGCTCCATTGCAAAATAACTCTTTCGTTCTTTTAAGACCATGGGAGGGCAATTGtccaaaatcaaaaatgaaattataaaaaataaataaagaataataATGATAAAATGAAATAGAAATGCTGGAAAGCTTAGAGCTTTGGCATCGGTAAAACTTGTGGaacaagatgatgatgatgcagagTACTGTTCAATAACTCCAGCTTATCGGCACATGAGTGGCACCAGATTCCGATAAGGTATTTACTTTGTTTGGTGAAACATGATAAGGGGCACtccattttcatttattttcttcatcTAATGCCATCTGATTGTGATGGCACTAAATTTTATCCAAGTTACAGAATCACGGCCAAAAAAAAGAGACGTTGCTTGTTAGAAGTTGCTATATTCATATATTTGAAGCTGCCAAACCTGATATCATGCAATTGACCAAATTGATGATGAACTTGGGTAAGAAATAGATCAGAAGTTGACTAATGACTATGAAACAGGGACTTGTATTAATCGAAGGAATAAGATGACAAAGGATACAATGTAAAGGTCGGTAACAATCTTGGTAACCAATATGACATAGACATTTTGCTGGATAAGCCGCACCTGCCTTTACATTTTCCCTACCCGGAGGTCACCCCTCTAAACATAACATCAAGCAAACATGTCTCTCTGTTGCCTTTTCAGTTGTCCAGGAACAAATGATTTAACAGATGATACATCTATactgaggaagaagagagaaaaaagataaGGGAAAATGAATGCTGACTAGCGGTGGGAAATGATACAGATAGCTGCCAACCCTACCTTAAGTTTTTCCATTAGGTTTCGGAGATGGATGGGGAAATTGATGGTGATATGGAGAAGCATGGGAGCCATTTGGTATTGATAGGCTCCTGTGCCCATTCCTTGTAAGCAATCCTCCTTGTGTTCTGACACCATTTCTGGTATTCGGACTGGATCCAACTCGGTCACCTTGCATGGTCTGGAAATAATATGATGAGCTTGCCATATCCTTAAGGTTTGGCAATGGCTTTAATGCTTCAACAACATCGCTCATTAGGGGCCTTGCTTTTGGATCTCGACTAAGGCAATGGGCAGCTAGTTGTGCAGCTTTCTGTACACCTTTTATTGAAAAGTGACCTTCCAGCCGAGGGTCTATTAATCGGTAGAATCTTCTTCTATCTCCTAGATGTGGTCGAGCCCATTCCACAAGGTTATGTTCACCATTAGGTCGATTTTTGTCCATAGATCTTCTGCCTGTCAGCATCTCAAGTAAAACTACGCCAAAACTATAGACATCACTCCTCGATGTAAGATGTCCTGCAACAAATATACCAGTGAATCTAATTGGACTTCAACAAGTCTCGCAAGATATTGCATGTATCAAACAAGTAATATACTACAGGATAAGCGGTCATTGCATTTACAATTGCAGGACCTAGC belongs to Rosa chinensis cultivar Old Blush chromosome 4, RchiOBHm-V2, whole genome shotgun sequence and includes:
- the LOC112198248 gene encoding hypersensitive-induced response protein 2 — encoded protein: MGQCLGCIQVDQSTVAIRETFGKFDDVLEPGCHCLPWCLGSAVAGHLSLRVQQLDVRCETKTKDNVFVTVVASIQYRALADKASDAFYKLSNTRGQIQSYVFDVIRASVPKLDLDSTFEQKNDIAKAVEEELEKAMSHYGFEIVQTLIVDIEPDEHVKRAMNEINAAARMRLAASERAEGDKILQIKRAEGEAESKYLSGLGIARQRQAIVDGLRDSVLAFSENVPGTSSKDVMDMVLVTQYFDTMKEIGASSKSNSVFIPHGPGAVKDIASQIRDGLLQGNSTHQ
- the LOC112198251 gene encoding uncharacterized protein LOC112198251, translating into MWRPDRTGSKQTPLNTSKKRKKIKIFHTTQDCFHSKVEEDMITRFSTTMTMLRSSSISSPSLDSLIPRQPNSVNPTRNLISLTKSPLPLNLRYSISMNNQNLGTVCSSKSDNGSHDPSSSQGGESFFRGVLANMEAVYLSRNPTAKSVLELVGSDEQISYDHFAFRTFGVNGYGIDSMARFFLDFGYTPREELRFPAKKLRAFWFAPPSYTISDGGAGVNGPLPRIFISELLVDQMSPQTQEIIRKYTENSGSGNKYAALASALGTLTWEKPLYSEFQQLARESEYAAWTLVNGYAVNHVTISAHQLKSKLRDIKSLNQFIEENGFRLNSEGGILKVSPDGLLLQSSTVADPVNFQFRDGQIESVPCSYIEFAQRLVLPQYSNLPSNEVKEHHRRDGFEVGNADKIFESTSKEQLTRRAA